Genomic segment of uncultured Methanobrevibacter sp.:
CTTCTTGCACTCCAATGTTGATTAAGATTTCATTTACAAGTTTTCTTTCATTTTCAACACTAATTCTCATATTTTCCCTCCTTAATGATTGGCATTTGTTGAAATATCTTTGTAATTATTAATTTATTTATAATTAATTTCTAATTTATTTCTAAATTATTTTTAATTTATTTTTAAAATTATTATTGGAATTTTATGTATTTTTATTTTCTTTTTTGTTCTTTTTTGCATTGAATTAATATTCAATTACAGTTCCTTCAAATGTTTTTACAGTAATCTTTTCTTCAGCAGTTACTGTTCCTACAATTTGTGCTTCAATGTTTTCATTCAATGCTTCTACAACAGCATCTGCTTCTTCTGGGCTTGCAATGACACAAAATCCTACACCCATATTGAAAACCTTATACATTTCCTCTAAAGGAACTCCTTGTTCATAAATCAATTTAAAGATGTCTTGTGGTTCTGGATAATCGGTA
This window contains:
- a CDS encoding AIR synthase-related protein; this encodes TDYPEPQDIFKLIYEQGVPLEEMYKVFNMGVGFCVIASPEEADAVVEALNENIEAQIVGTVTAEEKITVKTFEGTVIEY